One part of the Denticeps clupeoides chromosome 16, fDenClu1.1, whole genome shotgun sequence genome encodes these proteins:
- the ptpn5 gene encoding tyrosine-protein phosphatase non-receptor type 5 isoform X1 — translation MTQRSHSSHLFTACIHVARRMTQNSMTELQSGSDGLEQESQISGSPGPLETRNGSLWERIWRAGLTAGGFFSLYIISQILGIWVLYMLNGYHAFPAAHKVLDLLQYLLASSDQDSSSQAQVEVWRVETLCPLLATLFLGVVILGTGALFCIRTLVPGSQPNFHDDRRQSMSRQPSFTYSEWTDVKQEDFFDLDPVPETPVFDCFMDMKGDSDPGTLSVKPVGLQERRGSNVSLTLDMCTPGTTEPYGALLSPREQSTQEYLQKASHVLTAAELHSRALDDAGLQAEFYETPMNFVDPKEYNIPGVVRKNRYKTILPNTHSRVCLKATDNDDFLSTYINANYLLGYGGEEKVYIATQGPTVNTVTDFWRMVWQEHSPIIVMITNIEEKNEKCTEYWPEDTATYEDIEVTVKEVIQADDYSLRTFTVKCDSEERSLRQYWYTSWPDQKTPDKAPPLLELVHAVEEARQQAPPQSGPVIVHCSAGIGRTGCFIATTILCKQLKNEGVVDILRTTSQLRLDRGGMIQTAEQYQFVHHVLSLYEKQLSCATEE, via the exons ATGACCCAGCGCTCTCATTCCAGCCATCTATTCACAGCCT GCATTCATGTGGCAAGAAGAATGACCCAGAATAGTATGACAGAGCTACAGTCTGGAAGTGACGGCCTGGAGCAGGAAAGTCAGATCTCAGGGTCCCCTGGGCCACTGGAGACAAGAAATGGCTCCCTATGGGAGCGGATCTGGAGAGCAGGATTAACAGCTGGGGGCTTCTTCAGCCTCTACATCATTTCACAAATTCTG GGCATATGGGTCCTGTACATGCTGAATGGCTACCATGCATTCCCTGCTGCTCATAAAGTTCTGGACCTTTTGCAGTACCTGCTTGCATCCTCAGACCAGGACAGTTCCAGTCAAGCACAG GTGGAGGTCTGGAGGGTGGAGACTTTATGCCCTCTGTTGGCCACTCTCTTCCTTGGCGTAGTCATCCTTGGCACTGGA GCTCTATTTTGCATCCGGACCCTAGTGCCTGGCAGCCAACCCAACTTCCATGATGATCGCCGCCAGTCCATGAGCCGCCAGCCCTCCTTCACATACTCTGAGTGGACAGATGTCAAGCAGGAGGATTTCTTTGACCTGGACCCAGTGCCTGAAACCCCAGTGTTTGATTGTTTTATGGACATGAAAGGGGATTCAGATCCAGGAACACTCAGTGTCAAACCAGTggggctccaggagag GAGAGGCTCCAATGTGTCTCTTACTCTGGACATGTGCACCCCTGGCACCACTGAGCCCTATGGAGCCCTTCTGTCGCCACGGGAGCAGTCCACACAGGAATACCTGCAGAAGGCTTCTCATGTGCTGACGGCCGCAGAGCTACACTCCCGGGCACTGGATGACGCAGGGCTGCAGGCTGAGTTCTAT GAAACTCCAATGAATTTTGTGGATCCAAAGGAGTACAACATACCTGGGGTGGTGAGGAAGAATCGGTACAAAACCATCCTGCCCA ATACTCACAGCAGAGTTTGCCTTAAAGCGACAGACAACGATGACTTTCTCAGCACCTACATCAATGCGAATTACTTGCTG ggctatggaggagaggagaaagtgTACATTGCCACCCAGGGCCCCACCGTCAACACAGTCACCGACTTCTGGAGGATGGTGTGGCAGGAACACTCACCCATTATTGTTATGATCACAAATATTGAGGAAAAGAATGAG AAATGCACTGAGTACTGGCCAGAAGACACTGCTACCTATGAGGACATTGAAGTCACCGTGAAGGAGGTCATTCAGGCTGATGACTATAGTCTGCGAACTTTCACTGTGAAG TGTGATAGTGAGGAACGTAGCCTCAGGCAGTACTGGTACACATCATGGCCAGATCAGAAGACACCAGACAAGGCCCCACCCCTTCTGGAGCTTGTCCATGCTGTGGAGGAGGCTCGACAACAGGCTCCACCACAGAGTGGCCCAGTCATTGTTCACTGCAG CGCAGGCATTGGTCGCACTGGATGTTTTATTGCCACAACCATCCTCTGCAAACAGCTAAAGAACGAAGGAGTGGTAGACATCCTGAGGACCACTAGTCAACTACGACTGGACAG GGGTGGTATGATCCAGACTGCTGAACAGTACCAGTTTGTGCACCATGTTCTCAGCTTGTATGAGAAGCAGTTGTCCTGTGCCACAGAGGAATAG
- the ptpn5 gene encoding tyrosine-protein phosphatase non-receptor type 5 isoform X2, whose amino-acid sequence MTQNSMTELQSGSDGLEQESQISGSPGPLETRNGSLWERIWRAGLTAGGFFSLYIISQILGIWVLYMLNGYHAFPAAHKVLDLLQYLLASSDQDSSSQAQVEVWRVETLCPLLATLFLGVVILGTGALFCIRTLVPGSQPNFHDDRRQSMSRQPSFTYSEWTDVKQEDFFDLDPVPETPVFDCFMDMKGDSDPGTLSVKPVGLQERRGSNVSLTLDMCTPGTTEPYGALLSPREQSTQEYLQKASHVLTAAELHSRALDDAGLQAEFYETPMNFVDPKEYNIPGVVRKNRYKTILPNTHSRVCLKATDNDDFLSTYINANYLLGYGGEEKVYIATQGPTVNTVTDFWRMVWQEHSPIIVMITNIEEKNEKCTEYWPEDTATYEDIEVTVKEVIQADDYSLRTFTVKCDSEERSLRQYWYTSWPDQKTPDKAPPLLELVHAVEEARQQAPPQSGPVIVHCSAGIGRTGCFIATTILCKQLKNEGVVDILRTTSQLRLDRGGMIQTAEQYQFVHHVLSLYEKQLSCATEE is encoded by the exons ATGACCCAGAATAGTATGACAGAGCTACAGTCTGGAAGTGACGGCCTGGAGCAGGAAAGTCAGATCTCAGGGTCCCCTGGGCCACTGGAGACAAGAAATGGCTCCCTATGGGAGCGGATCTGGAGAGCAGGATTAACAGCTGGGGGCTTCTTCAGCCTCTACATCATTTCACAAATTCTG GGCATATGGGTCCTGTACATGCTGAATGGCTACCATGCATTCCCTGCTGCTCATAAAGTTCTGGACCTTTTGCAGTACCTGCTTGCATCCTCAGACCAGGACAGTTCCAGTCAAGCACAG GTGGAGGTCTGGAGGGTGGAGACTTTATGCCCTCTGTTGGCCACTCTCTTCCTTGGCGTAGTCATCCTTGGCACTGGA GCTCTATTTTGCATCCGGACCCTAGTGCCTGGCAGCCAACCCAACTTCCATGATGATCGCCGCCAGTCCATGAGCCGCCAGCCCTCCTTCACATACTCTGAGTGGACAGATGTCAAGCAGGAGGATTTCTTTGACCTGGACCCAGTGCCTGAAACCCCAGTGTTTGATTGTTTTATGGACATGAAAGGGGATTCAGATCCAGGAACACTCAGTGTCAAACCAGTggggctccaggagag GAGAGGCTCCAATGTGTCTCTTACTCTGGACATGTGCACCCCTGGCACCACTGAGCCCTATGGAGCCCTTCTGTCGCCACGGGAGCAGTCCACACAGGAATACCTGCAGAAGGCTTCTCATGTGCTGACGGCCGCAGAGCTACACTCCCGGGCACTGGATGACGCAGGGCTGCAGGCTGAGTTCTAT GAAACTCCAATGAATTTTGTGGATCCAAAGGAGTACAACATACCTGGGGTGGTGAGGAAGAATCGGTACAAAACCATCCTGCCCA ATACTCACAGCAGAGTTTGCCTTAAAGCGACAGACAACGATGACTTTCTCAGCACCTACATCAATGCGAATTACTTGCTG ggctatggaggagaggagaaagtgTACATTGCCACCCAGGGCCCCACCGTCAACACAGTCACCGACTTCTGGAGGATGGTGTGGCAGGAACACTCACCCATTATTGTTATGATCACAAATATTGAGGAAAAGAATGAG AAATGCACTGAGTACTGGCCAGAAGACACTGCTACCTATGAGGACATTGAAGTCACCGTGAAGGAGGTCATTCAGGCTGATGACTATAGTCTGCGAACTTTCACTGTGAAG TGTGATAGTGAGGAACGTAGCCTCAGGCAGTACTGGTACACATCATGGCCAGATCAGAAGACACCAGACAAGGCCCCACCCCTTCTGGAGCTTGTCCATGCTGTGGAGGAGGCTCGACAACAGGCTCCACCACAGAGTGGCCCAGTCATTGTTCACTGCAG CGCAGGCATTGGTCGCACTGGATGTTTTATTGCCACAACCATCCTCTGCAAACAGCTAAAGAACGAAGGAGTGGTAGACATCCTGAGGACCACTAGTCAACTACGACTGGACAG GGGTGGTATGATCCAGACTGCTGAACAGTACCAGTTTGTGCACCATGTTCTCAGCTTGTATGAGAAGCAGTTGTCCTGTGCCACAGAGGAATAG